ATCGTTTAGTTCTTGATTCGAGAAATGGAGTTATGAGTCGCGAATAAAATATCTCTATTTTACCGGGACCGGAATCAAGCTCTGCCCCTGGTTTAGGCTTAATATTTTTAAGAAGACGAAAGGCCAGCCATGGCACGATGGTAAGAGCGCAAATCGTCGAAAAAACAACGGTAAGCGGCACATTAGCCGCCATGGGAGCCATATACGGCCCCATCATTCCCGTGATGAAGAATAGCGGAACAAATGAAACAATAATCGCCAAAGTGGACATTATGACAGGGGGCAGGACTTCCGAAACGGCATCAAGAGTTGCCTCTGCCGCCTTCTTTTTTTTCATGAGAATATGACGTTGGATGTTATCCACATTAGTAATTGGATCATCCACAACCAGCCCAAGCGATAATATAAGAGCAAAAAGAGTTACCCTGTTAATGGTATAACCCAGCAGATAATTCACAAAAAGTGCCAGAGAAAAACTAACGGGAACAGCCAGCGCAACTATGGATGCCTCACGCCACCCCAAGGTGAAAGCGAGTAAGAGAACAACCGTAAGCACCGCAAAACCAAGGGAATTCAGCAAATCACTAACTTTAGCATCTGCAGTTTTTCCGTAGTCTCGAGAGACCTCCACTTCTATTCCAGCGGGGAGCACGGTAGTCTTTAGCTGGTCAAGACGAGCAAGAACTGCTTCGGCGACCTTAACTGCGTTCGTTCCTTTTTTCTTGGAAAGAGCAATGGTCACAGCAGGACGAGAAACTTCTTCGGAAGGTTGTCCCGTTCTAGTTAAGTAGAGCCGCGAAAACCCTATCCGTGAATAAGCAGAGGGTTCTTCAGGACCATCTACCACCACTGCGACGTCACGCATATAGACCGGCTTGGAATCAAAAACACCTACAATCAGGTTTTCCACATCGGCGGCAGATTCCAAGAAAGAATTAGCAGAGATTGTAATCTCTTTATTGCCGGACAGCACAGTACCCGCCACGGCAGACTGATCAGCTCCATCAAGCGCCTTAACTATATTCATGGGAGACACGCTGAGTCCGGCCATACGCTCCGGCAGCAGTTCTACCCGAATCTCGCGGGATCTTCCCGAAACGAGGGAAACACGCGATAGATTCTCCACTTCTGCAAGACGTGAGGAAAGCTCTTCCGCCACGCGCCGCAGTTCAAAATCAGAAATTTCAGGATGACCAGCCGATGGATAAAGGGTGAGAGCAACTATCGGTACATCATCAATTTCAACGGGCTTAACGGCCCATCCGGTCACAATTCCCGGCACTTTTTCAGTATTTTTTGTAATGGCATTATGAAGCTTGATCAGTGATTTTTCACGATTTTCGCCCACGAAGAATCTGACCGTAACCATGGCAGTGTCACGGTAGGAAACGGAATAAACATACTCAACGCCGTCAATTTGCCACAAAGCTCGTTCAAGAGGAGTAGTTATAAGTTTTTCAACTTCCTCAACTCCCGCACCGGGAGCCTGAACCACAATGTCCGCCATAGGTACAACGATCTGCGGTTCTTCCTCTCTTGGAGTAAGTTGGATCGCGGCTACACCGAGCAAAAGAGAGGCAATCACTAAAATAATTGTCAATTTAGAGTGCAGAAAAAATCTTACAGCGGAAGAGATCAGCCCTTTAGACTTTTCGTCTAGCGTACTCATTTCAGCTCTCCGGTTGGTTCCAGAGCTGTCATGCCGACAGTCTCATTACCTCGCAGACCGGACATAATTTCAATATTTTTACCGTAAGTCAGACCTGTCTGAACATATACAGGCTCCCAAATTTCGCTGGTATTGAGCAAAACAGTCTCAAGCTGGCCCACTCTGGAAACAGCGCGTTCAGGCACAACTACTATTTCCTTTTCTCTGATAGGAACAAGTAATCTGCCGAACATTCCGGGGTATAAACCGGGCAATTGCTCAAGTCCCACCTTAACTAAGAAAGTCCGTGTTGATGGGTCCGCAGACGGCACAACTTCTTCAACAATGCCTTCACATCTCTCATTTAGAGCACCTATTTCCACAGACAACTTTACACCGGGCCGAACCTTTCCAATGACACCTTCACGGACTAAAGCTTCGAGCCTGAGAGATCCACTTGTCTGAATAAGCATGAGACTCTTACCGGGAAAAGCGATATCGCCCGGTTCTACCTTGCGTCTGGCGACTTCTCCATCAGTGTGAGCTAAAATTTTTGTGTAGCCGAGGTTAATTCGTGCTTCCTCAACGCCCTTAAGTGCTTGCTTTACTTTAGCAGATGCGGCGGTAAAACCATCATCAGCCTGCGCTAGGTAGGCTTTGGCCTGTAAATAGTCTGACTCCATGCGATCAAGTTCATCAAGTGTAGCCACCTTATCTTCATGCAGGATTTTGATTCGCTTCCATGTTGAAGTAGCTTTGGAAGATGCCGCACGCGCTGCGTTAATGGATTCTGCAGCCTGCCTACGCAAAGCTTCAGCAGATTTTAGTCCCTGCTCTGCACTTTCAAGACGGGTTTGAAAGCCTCGACTATCAAGTACTATAAGTTCGTCATCCTTACTTACTTTATCCCCTGCGCGGACAAGAACTTTCAGCACTTTTCCGGTGACTTGCGATTCAATATTTGTTTCGGTTTTCGGACGAACGGTACCAACAGCCTCATACATAACAGGTACGGTGACGAGCTGCGCCTGCACAGTCAAAGCGGGGTCTTCCGTCGACCTTGTCGGAACGATTCTCCCCTGCTGAATCACGCCTGAACTAAAAGCACCTGCCAGCCATAAAACCAGCAAGGTAAGTCCCACTCCGCAACCGGCAACCAACAAACATCTTTTTTGCATTCTAAGTCTCCGAAACAGCAAAATCGCAAATAAAAAAGGAGAAAGCCTTAAACGACTTTCTCCTAATTAATCTCAATTTATAGTTATACTTTTTTTTCTTTAATCAGAGTCAAAAGCATTTTAAATCTCTCATTGGACTTAAGTCCATGAGCAATGTTAGCAGGCATTACAATTGATTCACCCGCTCTAACTGTGAACACCTCATCTCCAATCGTGATTTCAGCTGCCCCATCAAGCACCTGAACCATTGCGTCACCCGGAGTAGTATGAGTGCTGATACCTTCACCCACATCAAAAGCAAATAGAGTAAGGGTCACTGTTTTATGCTGAGACAATGTTCTACTCACAACCTGCCCTTCTTGATATGTAACAAGATCAACTAGGCTTACAACTTTTCCATGATCAATATTCTTAATAATCACAGGATTTGGAACTTTTTTGAGGAAGTTTGGATCAGCCATGATTGCTCCTTTTTATATTCAACTTTAATTACTGAAATAAGAGAACTGTTGCTCTCGTAATTTCATGATACACCTTTTTCAAAACATAGAAAACAAAACAAAGATATTATACAAAGTATTCTGAGCCATTAATTGTGAAGATTTAAAGTTTTGACCTATCTTGCTTTACCGTTTGCTTCAAAGACTTTGCATACCCACAAAAACTAACATATTACCAAACATACTATCTAACCCACTGGGGAAATGATTCCCTGAGTCAATAGAACAACCAAATTGCAACATTTAATATGATATAAGTCAGAACAGCAGCAAATATAAATGGAGAGCACATTATGAATCAGGAAGAATATCGAGAAAAACGGCACGCAAGGCAGTTGCCACGATTAAAAGTATTCATGGACGTTGTCTTTGCTATTTTACTTTGGCAAATTTTTATGATGCTGCCTGATATAAAGAATTATCCTGAAGTGAAGACTGTCTGGGAACTTTTGACCATAGATTTAGACGACTTAGCTACATTCGTAATAGGATTGATTTTTATAGTAATTTACTGGGGCCAAAATAACAGACTATTCAGCCATCTGGTTTCAACAGATAATAAACACACAGCCATATCCGTAGTTCAGCTATTTCTGTTGCTTACATACTTTCATTTCATGAGTATGGGTCTTAGATTTAACGATGACCCGTCAGCTCTACTGATGCAATCGGTGTCCCTTGCGCTGGTGGGTTTCACCTCTATGTGGGGCTGGCATTATGCTGCGAACAAAAAAGACTTGATCGACAGCGATATGCCTAAAAACAACATCCCATATATGAAGGTTACGATTCTTCCTGAACCAATCGCAGCATGCATCTCCATCCCATTTGCCTTTGTGGGGCCAATTGCCTGGGAGATTTCATGGCTGTCATACCCGATTGTCGCTTACCTGATAAAAAAATATGTAAATGCACAGGTAGCAAAGGCTATGGATTCGACTCCTTAGCTATCTTCTTGGCAAGCCTACGCATTATCCTTTCATGCAGCTTCTCCATATAATCTTCTGGAAAGGACCAGACAGGACCGTAATCCTCACGCTTTAAACCTCGCTCACCAGGTTTAAGATTATATTTAAGGGTCATCAGAATATCACTGCTAACCTGCGGACTTTGCCTGAAATATGCGTGACCAATCCCACTAGCGGCGTCTGAATCGTTTGTCACATCCACTACGTTCAGCTTTGGATTACCTTCAAGAAATCTTTTAACGGTTAGAGTTATTTCATTACCCAGTTGGCCAAGTCTTGACCTGCTAAACACCCATCCAGAGAAAGCAAGAGCCTGATCATTCTCTGAAATATAAACAGTTATATCATCTACAATATCAAGTAGTCCCTCATTTATATTCGCTCCGAACATATCCGCATCCAAGTCACCGCCAAGGAGCATAACATGGCCAATCCGAAGTTTTTCTCCACCATGCCTGCGGGTAAGACTTAACTGCGACAAGCTCTTAACAACGATACGGGCTCCGACACTATACCCCAAAATGTGAATCCGTTCCGCGTCTGTATTCTCAGACAAAAAAGATATCAACCTTCGGAGCTGATAAGATGATATTTCTGCAGTTTCTAAATCGGCAAGGTAGGCCATGACGCGAGGAGTTGAAGGCCATGAGAAGGCTACAAAAGCTCCTTCGTACCCAAGAAAATGCCACAGTTCCGATGCCACTAAAATCGGATTATCAAAATCAACTTTGTACCCGTGCACATATATATAAACATCTTTACGAGACGAATTCGCAAGAGTTTCATTAATCCGCTTAGCAAATTGATCATCTTGAGCAGTTCGCCCGCTTTTCAAAACTTCCTCAGCATAGAATGAATTCAAACTTTTGTTGAATAAGCCATACTCTTGCACGTCTGTAACGCTAAGTGGATATTCTTCAGAACGATTTTTAAGCAGTGAAATTTCTCGAACTTCTTCAAAAGTATGCTCACCTTTTCCCATCATAATCCTAGCCTCTCCAAAACGCAGCACACCACCACGTTCTCCGCTATATTGGGTAGAATTGGCAACAGCAGGAGCACGGTTAGTCGCATAGAAAATCTCAGTGGGAGGAACAAGAACACCCTTGCTTATATTCAGAGCCTCTTCAATTTCGGGATTGTATATAGAAGGAGCAGGCATCAAATTTAGGGTAGAAGGGCCGCTGCTTGAACAGCCTGCAGCCAAGGAAAGCAGGACAAGCATCAATAACATATGAATATTATTTTTTTTTATTATCAGTGTGTACATGATAATAATCTAAATTTATAAAATCATTTTGTCCACTCGGTATGCTAAAAAAGTTTATGCAAACTTATTTTTAGCAGCCCTCATCTGTGGATTGAACACAACATAATGGCGTGATACTCTGACACATAAATAATTTTTAAATACTCCTCATTCTGCACACATGACATAATCAGTTTAAACCCATTAAATAATGAAAAATACCACAAGCAAAATATTAAAAATACTCCTTCTTGCCATAATTGCTATGACAATAGCTGGGTGCACTCCCAAAAAATGGACATGGGACAGCCATCTAAGTTCACCGGAATCCATGACCAAGGAAACAAAGTTCTTTCTGCAAAAAATAGTAATAGAAGGCATACCTTCTACAGTTACAGCACTGAAAATAACTCGGCCCGTAAATGGTGCTGTTTTCCCATCTGAAATTGCAGCCCCCCAAATAATCTGGAACGACGAAGACCCGGATTCCAGAAGCTGGTTCATTGCTTTTACTTTCGAAAACGGACGAGCTCCGATCTATGTATACAGTTCAACTACATCATATGAACCGAACCGCAACTTATGGGAAACAATTAAAACGAACTCAGTCAAAGCTCCCGCAACTATTTCTATATACGGATTCAAGAATAAAGATGGAAAACCAGTTGCAACCGCAGCCTCAAGTGTAAATATCAGAACATCCACAGACCCAGTTGACGGAGCCATTCTGTATAGACAGGTTCCACTCCCTTTTAAAGTAGGGGTTAAAACTTTTCGCAAGCTAAAATGGAGACTCGGAGATATTTCTTCATACAATGAGCCTCCTGTTATTTTGGAGAATCTGAACACCTGCGCAAACTGCCATCAGGGATCAAAAGACGGAAGCCTGATCAGTATGGAATTAAACTATAAGGGCGATAGCGGCGCTCAGTTTATCGCAAAAGTGAGTGAAAACATTTCACTTTCAGACAAAGATTTTATGACGTGGACTGATTATCCAAAATCCGTGGTCTTGCCGAAAACACGTGGACTCTTCGCTAGACTCTCGCCCTCCGGCAAATATATAGCCAGCACAGTTAACGAGATTTCATATTCTGCGGTGACTAATTCTGGCAAATACAGCCAGCTATTTTTCCCAACATATGGAATTCTGGCCTGTTACTCTACTGATACGAAGGAGATAAAAGCCCTGCCCGGTGCGGCAAGCCTCGACTACATACAAACTAACCCCGCATGGAGTCCGGACGAAAAAGCCATCACCTTTGCACGCTCAGAAACCATGAACAAATATCATGAAGATGTTTTCAAAATAAAAACTAGCTTCGAAAACAAGAACATTCATGAACTGAACGAACAATTTCCTGTTCAATATGATCTATATACAATCCCTTTCAATGCAGGAACTGGCGGGCAGGCAAAGCCGCTTAAAGGTGCTAGTAATAATGGAAAAAGCAATTACTTCCCAAGATACTCCCCAGATAGTAAATGGGTAGTATTTACACAAAGCAAAACAGGAATTATGCTTCAGCCTGACAGTGAATTATTTATAGTTCAAGCAAAAGGCGGAGTCCCCAGAAAAATGAACTGTAACCGCACATCCTTCAACTCCTGGCACAGCTTTTCGCCAAACGGGAAATGGATGATCTTCAGTTCCAAGGTAAATTCCGAATATACCGAAATTTTCATGACTCACATAGATGAGAACGGCACGGATAGTCCGCCTGTTCTTCTCTCGCGCTTCAGCAGCAATAAGTATGCGGCCAATCTTCCAGAATTTTTAAATATCAGGCCAGATGCGATTAAAAGTATACACGTTAGCAACCATAACTGATCAACCGCTTAACAAACGGGCAAATAATGAATAAATTAATCTCCTTAGCTTTTCTACTTATAGTCCTTCTTGTGGGCTGTACTTCATACTACCGTGACTCCCAATTTAACAAAGCGTATGGACCGGTTCAAGCCATAGACCGCAGGGTCACGGCTATCCCTCCAGGCGATATTTCCTTTTATAATGATGTACGACCTATTTTGGAAAGACGCTGCGACGTTTGCCACAGTTGCTACGATGCGCCGTGTCAGGTGAAGCTGACCAGTTTTGAGGGGATTGACCGTGGCGGTAGCAAAAGCATGGTCTACGCTTCTAGAGTTTTACGAACAACTCCAACACGGCTTTTTATTGATGCAGACTCAATTGGGGAATGGCGCCAACTGGAATTTCACCCAATCTTAAATGAACGCAATCAAACTCCAAAAGCTAATGTACAAAATTCACTAATCAGCCTTATGCTAGAGCTAAAAAAAGACCATCCTCAGCCCATTTCTGACCTTCTCCCATCAACCTTTGATATCGGGCTTGATAAAGAAGGAGCCTGCACTACAGCTGAAAATTTTGTTGACTACAAAGAGAAGTATCCATTGTGGGGAATGCCGTATGCACTTCCAGGACTAACCGCAGATGAGCACAAAGTTTTAACAGAATGGATAGAACAGGGAGCTAAAATAACCCCGCGCCCCGAACCAGCCCAAAAATCAGTTACTCTCATTACCGAGTGGGAAAATTATTTCAACAGAGATTCGCTTAAAGAGCAGCTTGTTTCCAGATATATTTATGAACATTTATTCATGGCGCATATCCATTTCAAAAGCTTAGGGGACCGTGAATTTTACCGCATGGTCAGATCCAGCACTCCGTCCGGTGAACCTATTATCGAATTAAATACTGACAGACCTTATGACGACCCCGGACCGATCAAATTTTACTACCGCTTAAGACCTGTTGTCAGCACTATTGTTGCAAAGAACCATACTGTTTATACAATTGATGAAACAACTATGGACAGGTACAATGAGCTATTTTTCGAAGCAAAATACAAAGTGACATCACTCCCCGGATACGAGGTCGGTTATGCTTCAAACCCCTTTAAAGTTTTCAGAGAAATTCCGGCTAAATCGCGCTATAAATTCATGCTCGACAACGCAAAATATACCATTGAAGGGTTCATTAAAGGGCCTGTTTGCCGTGGCCAGATTGCACTCAATGTAATAAATGACCATTTTTTCGTGTCATTTATTAACCCGGATAAAGTTACCGTCAGCGATGACACCGCTTTTTTAGACAGAGTTAGCGACAATCTAGCTCTGCCTACGTCCGTAGAAAGCACCATTAGACTCGTTTCACTCTGGTACGAATTCAACAGCAAGCAGCAAGAGTACCTAACCGCCAAAGAAGAGCACGAACAAGGAATTTTCCCTGACAATAAAGGCTGGGATCTCTCGTACATCTGGGATGGTGACGGACACAAAAACGACAACGCTCTACTAACCGTATTCAGGCACTTCGACAGCGCAAGTGTGGTGAAAGGATTTATTGGTGAGAACCCAAAAACAGGATGGGTCATCGATTATCCGATGCTTGAAAGAATACATTACTTACTGGTCGCAGGTTTTAACATCTTCGGAAATGTCGGCCATCAGTTGCAAACCCGCCTTTACATGGACTACCTGCGAATTGAGGGAGAAAATAATCTACTGAAATTCCTCCCACAAGATAAACGCATAGCAATCCGCAGCAATTGGTACCAAGACACCAAGGATGAATATCAAGAAGAATTTGAAATGGGTCTCCACGGCATGAAACTCGAAACCAACGTTGAATTCTCCACCGATAACCCTAAGATAGAATTTTTCAGCATGATGAAGAAGCATGTAAATATCCCCATAAAAGAGCACACATCCCTTGGTGGTTGCCCGGACGGAATATGTCCAGGCACGACCTCTAATCCTTTTGAACGGAAAGCAGACAAAGCCTTCTGGAAAATTGCGCAACTTCGTGGCAAGCAGGTGCAACTTGTTCCTGACGTATGCTTTGTTCATATAACCACTGGTAATGACAAAACAGACCTTATTTACACCGTCATTCGCAACAAGGCTCTTAGCAACAACTCGTTTCTACTTGATGAGGAACGCCGAAGAGTCATCGAAAATGACACCTTAACTGTTGTTAAAGGTTACATAGGAAGCTATCCGAATTCTTTTGTAAAAGTTGATATCGATGAAGTTGAAAGTTTTGCGGAGGAATTAGTGAAACTAAGAGACCCCATTGGATACTTCAACTTAGCTTCAAAATACGTGGCAAGAAGAACAAGCCCCGATTTCTGGACAGAATCCGACTGGCATAATCAAAACTTCTTAAAAGAAGATCCGGTAGAAGCAGGTCTTTTTGATCTTTACCGCTATCATCGTATTTCTGAAATGTTTGAAGTGGAATTTAAATGGTAAAAAAAGAGGCCCGAAATACATATACGTATTTCGGGCCCTTATTTTTATTTAAGAGATAAACTAAAGAATCTTATTCTATAGAGAACGGTTTCGAACACGAACTCTCCTTCGCAAACATATCCCAAACACAGCTATAAGAAACAGCCCTGCAATTTCAAAGGTGAACCCTGCATTTGAATTCAAGACACACCCTGAAGACGTGTCACTCTTTGTTCCTGCGCTAACAGGGTCAGTGATTTGTCCGGCAACTGGATTTTCATCATATGGCCCGTCATCTTTTATGACGAAGTGAATGTAGTACTGAGTGCCATAAACGAGACTATCCATTTGCATCAGATGATTCCCGGACGAATCAGTAACCCACCAGTAGCCGTCAGTATGACTGATTCCGGAAACAGCATACTTATATGCAAGTGTAGCACCGGAAGAATACAGCTTCAATAACTGCAATTCCGAAACAGTCCCCGTGGGTAATTTATCACAATCCATCATAAATGTAGCCACAGATCCCGCAGGGCTGACTGTTCCATTAAAGGAACAAACAGATGTGTGCGGAGTAAAGTCTTTGGTCGAATACTGTGCCGACAATTGCGCCGCGGTCAAAGTTTTACCTGTGAAGTTAGTAAGTTTCACAGTCACCCCAGCAGCCTGTGAGGTGCTTTCAAAGACAGACGTGTGCGGAGCCTCAGGCTCAATGCTGAATTTAAGATAAGCATTCGTGTCAACGGAAGTATCAAACTGTAAGAGGTTATTACCGAGTCTATCCTGCAACGCGAATCCATACCCTGAGGTATAGCCATCAAGTGCATCAGCGTAAGTATGGTAATTTGAAGAGTTAGTCTGAACCTTACTAAAAACAGTTCCATTTCCTGCAGGGGTATCAGCCAGCAGGAGTACAGAATTATCTACCATCCGTCCGCCCCACCACTCTGTGCTTGTGAGGTTTCCTATTGCGGTTCCTTTATATGTAACCTTACTGGCAGGAAATCCCCAACTCATTCCGGCAAGCAGATCACCTACAACCCGCCCAGAAAAATCGTTCACAATACCGGCAGTAGGAGTTCCACCACCAATCTTATAACTCGGATTATTCCCATATACGCCGGCAGCGTTATTCAAAGAATCCAGCGAAATGGTAATAACCATGTCTGTTCCGTTTCCAACTCCCTGCCCTTGCTGAACAGCCGGAACACAGGGTGCAGTTCCATTTCCTGAGTCTTTTTGCGGAGTCAAAGTCGCATTTCCGAAAGTATCAAAAGTAGCGATGTAAGAGAAACTCTGAGCCTGTGTAGCGTTACTGGCTGAAGGCTGATTTCCTGTCCCAACATAAGTTCCATTGAGATAAACAGGAGTCCCTTGAAGGGTAGAATTTAAATACCAAGACCAGTCATGATATAAAGGAGCCTGCATGCTAGGCGAGATTACGCGAACAGACTTTCCCGTGACTGGCAATCTGTTACCAAGAACACTTGTAGTGGCAACTCTATCCATAAGTACTGTACTAGTAATCTTAGTCAACTGCGGCGTATTTACACCACTTGTAGTCGCATTCACAGCTTCCATGGACATAGAAATGGATGCAAAGTCAATATATGAAAGGTCAGCAGTAATTGAGCTGGCATTCACATTTGCTTCAAAATATTGATAGCGGCGCGTAAAATTTGCGTCGCTAGGATTTGCTGGATTAGGCTGGTAACAATGACTGGGGACATCAAGTCCAGCCCCGCCTATCGTCACATATATACGCCCAGAAATGAACTCCGTAATTGAAACAGCAGGTGTGGAAGCTGGAGCGCTGCCACCAACGGAGGTTGGACTGGTCAAATCTGCCAAGGCGTATGCCCTGTTCGTCTGCAAACTATTATTAAGAGTCGTCGCATTATTATACGTCCCCGTAATAGAGCTTGCATTATTTACACAATTAAAAAACTGCACATAAGTGTCCGTAGCATTTAATGTCGAAGGTATTTCAAACACAATTGGAACAGGATCCATAGCAACTGCTGCATTCGCAGCATTCGTTGCAAAAGCTGAAAAAACAGACAAACAAACTATTAAAAGAATCCTTTTCATATCTGGCCCCTTGCGTTTTAAAGTCTACCTTTGAACGAAGTAACTAAGTATTTTTTAGTTAAATATATTTTTATTAATTCCTTATAAGTATTAACTATATTTTCATAATATTCCATACTAAAAAAATATGTATTTTAAACAGATCATTTTTACGAAAAGCCTCATATTTAAGGATACTTATAAAATACATACAAACTCTTTACGCAGCAACAAACTGTCGTAAAAAAAAATATCCTTATGCTAACAACCGCCCTCATACCGACATTGATCTTTTAAGACTTGAAAAGGACCGGATTGAATGCAATAAAACAGAGCACTTTGTAGTTATTATCAGAGACAACCTTGTCTATTGCCTCCTAAAACTACAAATAGAATCATATTATTTTGCCAAAAGAAGGAACACACAGCCTTCCATACAAGGAGCTTGAAAGTGAAATCTACAATTAAAGTCTTTACGTTTTTTGTTTTGCTAACCCTGCTAGCAACACCGGCATTCGCAGCTAAGAAAATTAAATGGAAGCTGGCCATGACATGGTCTACAACCCTTACCCCACTTTCTACAGCTCCAATTCAGTTATCCAAAATGGTCCGCGAGATGAGCGGCGGTAACTTTATTATCCGCGTTGAAGGTTCTGAAAAGCATAAAGCTCCGCTTGGCATCCTCGACATGGTTAAAGGTGGCCAGTATGACATGGGCCACAGCGCATCATACTACTGGAAAGGGAAAGACATCGGAACCGTATTTTTCTGCACAGTGCCTTTTGGCATGAATGTGGATGAGCAGTACGCTTGGCTATATTACGGCGGCGGCATGGAGCTTATGCAGGAAGCGTTTGATAAGTATAATGTACTTAGCTTTCCCGGTGGTAACACAGGCGTTCAGATGGGCGGCTGG
This window of the Maridesulfovibrio frigidus DSM 17176 genome carries:
- a CDS encoding efflux RND transporter permease subunit, whose translation is MSTLDEKSKGLISSAVRFFLHSKLTIILVIASLLLGVAAIQLTPREEEPQIVVPMADIVVQAPGAGVEEVEKLITTPLERALWQIDGVEYVYSVSYRDTAMVTVRFFVGENREKSLIKLHNAITKNTEKVPGIVTGWAVKPVEIDDVPIVALTLYPSAGHPEISDFELRRVAEELSSRLAEVENLSRVSLVSGRSREIRVELLPERMAGLSVSPMNIVKALDGADQSAVAGTVLSGNKEITISANSFLESAADVENLIVGVFDSKPVYMRDVAVVVDGPEEPSAYSRIGFSRLYLTRTGQPSEEVSRPAVTIALSKKKGTNAVKVAEAVLARLDQLKTTVLPAGIEVEVSRDYGKTADAKVSDLLNSLGFAVLTVVLLLAFTLGWREASIVALAVPVSFSLALFVNYLLGYTINRVTLFALILSLGLVVDDPITNVDNIQRHILMKKKKAAEATLDAVSEVLPPVIMSTLAIIVSFVPLFFITGMMGPYMAPMAANVPLTVVFSTICALTIVPWLAFRLLKNIKPKPGAELDSGPGKIEIFYSRLITPFLESRTKRWMLVGVIVFGLISSMALAGLRMVPLKMLPFDNKNEFQIVIDMDEGTPLEQTDRVVREFERLLRGVPEVTNFVTYTGEPSPMDFNGLVRHYYWRNGGHMADIRINLADKSQRSEQSHAIVLRLRRELEAIGERNGARIKIIESPPGPPVISTITTEIYGAEDRPYSALIDGARQVESVMAIEPGVVDIDDSTEADRIMVDFVLDKEKSALHGVTARSVVATLQMALSGMVPATVHVQGERNPLPVKLILPRVRRSDAGTLSQLKVKSTAGKSVPLAELGELVEIDQQQPIYHKNLKRVVYVFAEMAGRAPGEAILDMQSELKKDPLPPFIWSEWAGEGEWQITLDVFRDLGIAFAAALLGIYILLVVETGSFGMPLLIMSAIPLTLLGIMPGFWLLNLIGAGEVVGMVGEAFADPIFFTATSMIGMIALGGIVIRNSLVLIDFIRQSLAEGMALKDAIIRSGAVRLRPIALTAATTALGAWPITLDPIFSGLAWALIFGLLASTLFTLVVIPVGYYALEKD
- a CDS encoding TMEM175 family protein, encoding MNQEEYREKRHARQLPRLKVFMDVVFAILLWQIFMMLPDIKNYPEVKTVWELLTIDLDDLATFVIGLIFIVIYWGQNNRLFSHLVSTDNKHTAISVVQLFLLLTYFHFMSMGLRFNDDPSALLMQSVSLALVGFTSMWGWHYAANKKDLIDSDMPKNNIPYMKVTILPEPIAACISIPFAFVGPIAWEISWLSYPIVAYLIKKYVNAQVAKAMDSTP
- a CDS encoding efflux RND transporter periplasmic adaptor subunit, with protein sequence MQKRCLLVAGCGVGLTLLVLWLAGAFSSGVIQQGRIVPTRSTEDPALTVQAQLVTVPVMYEAVGTVRPKTETNIESQVTGKVLKVLVRAGDKVSKDDELIVLDSRGFQTRLESAEQGLKSAEALRRQAAESINAARAASSKATSTWKRIKILHEDKVATLDELDRMESDYLQAKAYLAQADDGFTAASAKVKQALKGVEEARINLGYTKILAHTDGEVARRKVEPGDIAFPGKSLMLIQTSGSLRLEALVREGVIGKVRPGVKLSVEIGALNERCEGIVEEVVPSADPSTRTFLVKVGLEQLPGLYPGMFGRLLVPIREKEIVVVPERAVSRVGQLETVLLNTSEIWEPVYVQTGLTYGKNIEIMSGLRGNETVGMTALEPTGELK
- a CDS encoding TolB family protein; this translates as MKNTTSKILKILLLAIIAMTIAGCTPKKWTWDSHLSSPESMTKETKFFLQKIVIEGIPSTVTALKITRPVNGAVFPSEIAAPQIIWNDEDPDSRSWFIAFTFENGRAPIYVYSSTTSYEPNRNLWETIKTNSVKAPATISIYGFKNKDGKPVATAASSVNIRTSTDPVDGAILYRQVPLPFKVGVKTFRKLKWRLGDISSYNEPPVILENLNTCANCHQGSKDGSLISMELNYKGDSGAQFIAKVSENISLSDKDFMTWTDYPKSVVLPKTRGLFARLSPSGKYIASTVNEISYSAVTNSGKYSQLFFPTYGILACYSTDTKEIKALPGAASLDYIQTNPAWSPDEKAITFARSETMNKYHEDVFKIKTSFENKNIHELNEQFPVQYDLYTIPFNAGTGGQAKPLKGASNNGKSNYFPRYSPDSKWVVFTQSKTGIMLQPDSELFIVQAKGGVPRKMNCNRTSFNSWHSFSPNGKWMIFSSKVNSEYTEIFMTHIDENGTDSPPVLLSRFSSNKYAANLPEFLNIRPDAIKSIHVSNHN
- a CDS encoding cupin domain-containing protein, coding for MADPNFLKKVPNPVIIKNIDHGKVVSLVDLVTYQEGQVVSRTLSQHKTVTLTLFAFDVGEGISTHTTPGDAMVQVLDGAAEITIGDEVFTVRAGESIVMPANIAHGLKSNERFKMLLTLIKEKKV
- a CDS encoding alpha/beta hydrolase; translation: MYTLIIKKNNIHMLLMLVLLSLAAGCSSSGPSTLNLMPAPSIYNPEIEEALNISKGVLVPPTEIFYATNRAPAVANSTQYSGERGGVLRFGEARIMMGKGEHTFEEVREISLLKNRSEEYPLSVTDVQEYGLFNKSLNSFYAEEVLKSGRTAQDDQFAKRINETLANSSRKDVYIYVHGYKVDFDNPILVASELWHFLGYEGAFVAFSWPSTPRVMAYLADLETAEISSYQLRRLISFLSENTDAERIHILGYSVGARIVVKSLSQLSLTRRHGGEKLRIGHVMLLGGDLDADMFGANINEGLLDIVDDITVYISENDQALAFSGWVFSRSRLGQLGNEITLTVKRFLEGNPKLNVVDVTNDSDAASGIGHAYFRQSPQVSSDILMTLKYNLKPGERGLKREDYGPVWSFPEDYMEKLHERIMRRLAKKIAKESNP